Below is a genomic region from Bacillus mycoides.
GTAAGGCGTGCTGCTAAGCGGCTAAGTGTTAAGGACTGAATCCAAACCGTTCCAGGACCTTCTAGCGTTGCGAAGAATAAGCCTTCACCGCCAAATAGAGCTGTTTTTACTTTTCCAACGAATTGAACATCGTAGTTAACGTCTTTTGTCATTGCAACGAGACAACCTGTATCAATGCGAAGTTTCTCACCAGGTTTTAATTCACGCTTATATACAGTTCCGCCTGCATGCATGAAAGCTAGACCATCACCTTCAAGTTTCTGCATGATGAAACCTTCACCACCGAAGAAGCCAGTTCCTATTTTTTTAGTAAACTCAATTCCGATAGAAACACCTTTTGCGGCACAAAGAAATGCATCTTTTTGGCAGACTACTTTTCCTTGATATTCTGTTAAATCAACAGGAATAATTTTTCCAGGATAAGGAGCGGCGAATGATACGTGTCGTTTGCCATGACCTGTATTTGTAAATACAGTCATAAACATACTTTCATCTGTAACGAGACGTTTACCTGCGCCCATTAATTTACCGAATAGACCATTAGATGGTCCAGAACCATCACCGAAAATCGTTTCCATTTCGATATGATCTTCCATCATCATCATTGCGCCAGCCTCTGCGACAACGCTTTCTTCTGGATCCAATTCAATTTCAACAAACTGCATATCATCGCCATATAATTTATACTCGATTTCATGTGCTTGCATTTTTTCACCTCATCATATGTAGTAATTATATTGTACAGAAATCAAAGGAATTAGAATACTGTAGTTTTATTAATTTTTGAATAAAAATAGAATGAAAATTTAAGGTTATACTAGAATTATAAAAAACGATGGGACGAAAGTGTTCTCATTTGACGTTTTTGATATAGCATGATATAGTGAAAACACTATTGAGCTACATAATGTGGTACGGAAATAAAGCACGTTGTATTAAAGGCTGTAAGCTTGTTATACATTCATGTCCTTTATATCCACCTTTTCATGTGGATTCATAGTTTCATTTTTATTTAGGAGGTACATGACATGCAAACAGGTAAAGTTAAATGGTTTAACGGCGAAAAAGGTTTTGGCTTCATCGAAGTTGAAGGCGGAGAAGACGTATTCGTACATTTCTCAGCTATTCAAGGCGACGGCTTCAAAACTTTAGAAGAAGGTCAAGAAGTTTCTTTCGAAATCGTTGATGGAAACCGCGGACCACAAGCAGCTAACGTTACAAAAAACTAATTAGCTAGCGAAAAAAAGCATTCCGAATTTCGGAATGCTTTTTTTATGCTTTAGAACCAGACTCATCTGAAGATAATTCACCTTTAAAGGTGCGTTCTTCAAAGTCATCAAGCAATTGTTCATATTCTTCATGTTCTTCTGTTGCGAAAACTTGTGGGTTTTTTCCATACATATCTGTTCCAATAAAGTTTTCGAAATCCTCTACATACCCAACATTTTCTTCACTATTTACGTACATGCCATTATAGTTTTTTGAATCCTGTCTTTCTAAATCGGATGGTGTTTCTGATGTTCCGTAATTTGCGACGTCTTGCCAAGCATCTTCAGCATCGTACTCTACAGAATGATCTTCGTCGTGCTTATGAAACGAAGGATCTAGCACCTCTTCTTCAACTGGGCGCGTCTGCATATCTAATTTATTTGTAGTGTGCTGAATACACGTTGTAGCAGTTGGCATTGCTTCTAATCTTTCAAATGGAATTTCCTCACCAGACACTTCGCAAATTCCGTACGTACCAGCTTCAATTTTTTGCAGAGCATGTTTCGTATCTTCTAACTGTTTATGCCAAAATTCGATGAGTCCGAAATCTTTCTCACGTTCGTACAATTCTGTAGCCATATCACCTGGATGGTTGTCATAGCTAGACAATTCTCCTACTGAATCACGTTCAGATGCACGGTTTTCATCTTCATGAGTTTGTATCGTTTGTTCAACTTCTTGCTGTTGTTTTTCTAGAATAGATTTAAATTGATTTATTTGTTGTGGAGTTAACATAGTCGTCCACCTTCCTACAATTCAGTTTCTTTACATAGTATGAGCGTTGAGAGTAGGAATTATGAGATGAATTTCAGCCGGGAAGTCGGTATATGAAAAAAGGAGCCGCATAAGCAGCTCCTTTCTATAGGAAGTATCCAAGTAATAATCCGATTCCCATTAGGAGACCGAAAATTGTATTTGTTTTTGCTGTTGAAATCATCGCAGGTACCATTTCCATTGGAATGCTTTTGCCGATAAAGCCTTTCGTCGCTTTAAATGCTTTCGGTACACTTAAGAATACGATAAGCATCCATGGTGATACGATGTTAACGATGATTAAAGCGATTGTCCAAATGTAGGCAACGATAAACATAGAAGCAAGTACACCAACGGCTCTTTCGCGTCCAACGAGAATTGCTAACGTTTTACGACCATTTTCTTTATCACCATCTAAATCACGAATATTGTTAGATAGTAAAATTGCACCAATTAAAATGGAGCTTGGAATAGATAATAAAATCACTTCTGATGTTACTGCGCCTGTTTGGATAAAGAATGAAATACCAATAATAATGACACCCATAAATAATCCTGCTGTTAGCTCTCCAAATGGTGTGTACGCAATTGGAATAGGGCCACCAGTGTAAAGGTAAGCAACGGCCATACAAACAAGACCGATTGCAGCAAGCCACCAGCTAGAGTTCATACAAATATAAACACCTAATAGCGTTGCGATGCCTAAAAATCCGAATGCTAAGTTAAGAACGGTTTTTGGTTTAATGCCATCGCGGACGATAGCACCGCCTATTCCAACTGAACCTTCATGATCGAGTCCTCTTTTATAATCAAAGTATTCATTAAACATGTTCGTTGCTGCTTGAATGAGAAGGCAAGCAAGAAGCATCATAAAGAAAAGAGGAAGATGTATTTGATTTATACCTCCGACCTGCATTGCAAAAGCTGTTCCGATGAAAACAGGAACGAAAGCTGCTGTTAATGTATGGGGACGTAATAAACTCCACCAAATTCGCCAGCCTGTTTGTTTACTTGGCTTTGGCGACGTAGGAGAGGAATTCGTTTCGACGTTCATTTCCATGTTGAATCCTCCTTGGTCACATATTGTACACAATTAAGTGTAGAAAAAGCATCATTTAGTGTCAACGTTTATTTTCTAGGAAGAGAAGGTGAATTTCTCAGAAATGCTAAACGTTGACAGGCCTTTCCTTTGAGGTGTATCTTAAAATCAAGCGTAATTATGACTATTTTTCGCCCATAGGGGGGAGACAATTGTGATTCAAACGAAACGAAAAGGCTTACAAGAAGTTCTTGTTACAGCTATTAAGCGTGCGACTGATGAAAAAACATTAGTTAGTTTTGTAAAACAAATAGATTGGGTGGATCCACTTCTGTTTTATGCAGCAGGAAAAAGGATCGCATTCGAAAATAGATGTTATTTTGCAGACCCAGCTCAGCATGTAATATTTGCTGGAATTGGCTCTGTTTTCACTATAGCAAATTCTTCTCACAAACGCTTTCAAACTGCTCGTGACGAGTGGGATAAAGTAAAAGAGAAAGCATTCGTACAAAGAGAAGGATACGAATTTGGAACAGGTCCTCTTTTATTTGGTGGATTTTCATTTGACCAAGAAAAAGAAAAAACGAATCTTTGGAAAGAATTTGATGATACCACATTTTCACTACCAGCATTTTTATTAACTGTAAAAAATGAAAAGGCGTGGTTAACGATTAATCAGTTCGTTTCAGCTGAAGATTGTGCAGAAACTCTTTATAACGAAATTATTTCTGTAGAAGAGAGAATTTTACAAGAGAGTAAATGTGCACTAGTAGGATCAAAATTAACAGTTACTTCTAAAGTAGAAGTTGATCCGAGTGGCTGGATGAACGCGATTGGAAAAGTGCAAGATGAAATGAAGCAAGGGAACGTGCAGAAGGTTGTATTAGCAAGGGAGCTAAAATTAACGATGGATCAGCATATTGATTCCGTTCTTGTTTTAGAAGCGCTTCGCATTGGGCAACCGGATTGTTACGTATTTTCTTTTGATTATAAAGGAGCATGCTTCTTAGGGGCGACACCTGAGCGATTGATTCGAAAAGAAGGCGAGAAGTTCACATCGATGTGCCTTGCTGGTTCAATTGGTCATGGCAATTCTATAGAAGAAAGTAAAAAAAATGGTGAGACGCTTCTTCATGATGAAAAGAATTTGGCTGAACACGGTTATGTAGTTAACATGATTCGAGGTGTGCTAAGTGAGCATTGCGAATCTGTTAATATTCCGGAGAGCCCAGGCTTATTAACGACGAAAAATTTAATCCATTTATATACGCCAGTAGAAGCAAAAGGTGATGCAAGTCTTTTAACGATGGTAGAAGAATTACATCCAACACCAGCTCTTGGTGGTACACCTCGTCATGAGGCGTTGAAATTAATCCGTGATGTAGAGCTTTTAGATAGAGGATTATATGGTGCACCAATTGGCTTTATAGATGATGAAGGAAATGGTGAATTTGCGGTTGCACTTCGCTGCGGATTATTAAATGGCGAGAAGGCATCCTTATTTGCCGGCTGTGGTATCGTAATTGATTCAGTAGCGCAGCTTGAATATGAAGAAACAAGTTTGAAGTTTAGACCGATGCTTGGTGCTTTGGAGGAATTAATGAAATGAACAATCATATAGAAGCATTATCATATTATTTAGGCGCGTTCGTGGACGAACTGACGCGTCTAAATGTATGTGATGTTGTCATTAGTCCTGGCTCACGGTCAACGCCGATTGCCTTACTAATGGAACAACATGAAGGAATGAAAACATATTTACATGTAGACGAAAGATCAGCAGGATTTTTTGCGCTCGGTATTGCGAAAGCAAAAAAACGTCCTGTTGCGCTATTATGTACGTCAGGGACGGCAGCAGCGAACTATTATCCAGCTGTATGTGAAGCGTTTCATTCACGAGTGCCGCTTATCGTATTAACAGCGGATAGACCGCATGAATTAAGAGATGTGGGTGCACCACAGGCGATGAATCAATTTAATTTATACGGTACTTTTGTGAAGCAATTTACAGAGATGGCACTTCCTGAAGCGAGTGAAGCAATGTATCATTACGCTCGAATGACAACGCAGCGTACGATAGCAAGTGCACTTCTAGCCCCGCAAGGACCTGTTCATCTTAATTTTCCAGTTCGCGAGCCGCTTATACCGGATTTCTCATTAGAAAGTTTATGGGATAAAGGGCGTGGTGAATATACAGGAGTAGTTCAGCAAGGGAACGTGACGATGCCGAGTGAATATGTAGATTCTCTTGTAGGGCGCCTTTCACATATGGAAAAGGGGCTTATTATTTGTGGAGACGGCAGTCATCCAGAAATAACAGAAGTTGTTATGAAAGTAGCTGAGAAAACAGGGTATCCAATTTTAGCAGATCCACTTTCTAACCTCCGTAGTGGTAATCATGATAAAACGATGGTTATAGATTGTTACGATACATTTTTACGAAATGAATTGTTAAAAGAAACGTGGAAGCCGAATGTTTTAATTCGTTTCGGAGGAATGCCTGTCTCTAAAGCATTAACGCAGTTCATCAAAAAACAAACGAAAGCTGTTCATATCGTTGTCGATGAATCTGGACAATGGAGAGATCCAGCTCTAGTTGCGACAGAAGTTGTACAAGCTAGTGACAGTGAATTTTGCAGAGCATTACTAGAGAAAATGCCAGTTATGAAAAAGAATGATTGGTTCGGAATGTGGAAACAAATAAACGAGAAAACGAGAGAAACGCTTCGTGAGATGGAAACATATGAAACGGCATTTGAAGGAAAAGTAATTACGGATATTGTAAGTGTATTACCAGAAGGGGCAACGTTATTTGCGAGTAATAGTATGCCAATTCGCGATACCGATTCATTTTTCTTCACATCGGATAAAAACATTCAAGTAATGGCGAACCGCGGTGTAAATGGTATTGATGGAATCATTTCAACAGCTTTAGGAGCGAGTATTATTTGTGATCCGCTCGTATTAGTAATCGGTGATTTATCATTTTATCACGATTTAAACGGACTATTAGCCGCGAAACTACATGAGTTAAATATAACGATTGTTGTTGTAAATAATGATGGTGGAGGTATTTTCTCATTCTTACCACAATACGAGAAAAAGGAACATTTCGAATCATTATTTGGAACACCAATTGGGCTTGATTATGAACATGTTGTCAAAATGTATGGTGGTTCATTTAGCCGTGTAAATGGTTGGGGAAACTTCCGAGAAGAAGTACAAACTGGAACGAAAACGAATGGATTACACGTCGTGGAAATTTGTACGAATCGCGAAGAAAACTTGAAATTACATCGTGAACTATGGGCAAAAACAATGGACGTTATTACTACATCTTTGCAAGGTGAATCAAAATGAAAGTAACATTGCAAGGTGTATCGTATGAATATGAAGTAGCCGGAAGCGGGGAACCACTTCTACTTCTTCATGGTTTTACGGGAAGCATGGAAACGTGGGGTTCCTTTATTCCTTCTTGGAGCGAGCAGTTTCAAGTCATTCTAGTAGACATTGTTGGACACGGGAAAACGGAAAGTCCTGAAGATGTGATGCATTATGATATTCAAAATGTGGCACTGCAAATGAAAGAACTACTGGATCATCTTCATATTGAAAATGCGCACATACTTGGCTATTCAATGGGTGGTAGACTTGCGATTACGATGGCATGCTTATATCCAGAATATGTGCGTTCGCTTCTTTTAGAAAACTGTACAGCTGGACTTGAGAGTGCAAAGGAGCGAAAAGAACGCAAGGAAAAAGATGAACGACTTGCCGATAAAATTGAGCAAGAAGGCATCCGAAGTTTTGTATCGATGTGGGAAAATATTCCGCTATTTGAAACGCAAAAACGTTTAGTGCAAAACGTAAAAGAAGCGGTGCGAAAAGAACGACTTGCTAATAATCCAAAAGGACTTGCAAATAGTCTTCGTGGCATGGGAACAGGGGCTCAACCTTCATGGTGGAACGAATTGCAAAACCTAAAAATGCCTGTCCTTTTACTGAATGGAGAAAGCGATGAAAAGTTCTTTCGCCTATTAAAAAACATCGAAAAATGCATCCCTCATGCGAAATTTGTCAAAATTGATGGGGCTGGCCATGCAATTCATGTGGAACAACCGGAAAAGTTTGATACAATAGTAAAGGGATTTCTAAAAACTATGCAGTGATACTTTTTTCAGCAAGAAGGAAGTTGCACTTATAGCGGAGATCAGAAATATAAAAGGAGGTAATAGTAATGACTATTGAATGGGTAAAAGAAGGCAATTACGAAGATATTATTTATTCAACATACAATGGCATCGCAAAGATTTCGATTAACCGCCCTGAAGTACATAATGCATTCCGTCCTAAAACGGTAATGGAGTTAATCAATGCTTTTGCACACGCTCGTGATGATGCAAATGTTGGCGTTATCATTTTAACAGGTGAAGGTGGACGTGCATTCTGTTCTGGCGGCGACCAAAAAGTTCGCGGTCATGGTGGCTATGTAGGTGACGACCAAATCCCACGTTTAAACGTATTAGACTTACAACGTCTAATTCGCGCAATCCCTAAACCGGTTATCGCAATGGTAGCAGGTTATGCAATCGGTGGTGGACACGTACTTCATATCGTATGTGACTTAACAATCGCTGCAGACAACGCTGTATTCGGACAAACAGGTCCTAAAGTAGGAAGCTTTGACGGTGGATACGGAGCTGGTTATTTAGCTCGTATGGTAGGCCATAAGAAAGCTCGTGAAATTTGGTACCTATGCCGTCAATATAGTGCACAAGAAGCACTTGATATGGGCTTAGTAAACACAGTAGTACCATTAGAAGAACTTGAAGCAGAAACAGTACAATGGTCACAAGAAATTTTAGCAAACAGCCCAATGGCACTTCGTTTCCTAAAAGCTGCATTCAACGCAGACACAGACGGTTTAGCTGGTATTCAACAACTAGCTGGAGACGCAACGTTATTGTACTACACAACTGACGAAGCAAAAGAAGGCCGCGACGCGTTCAAAGAAAAACGCACTCCGGACTTCGGTCAATTCCCTCGTTTCCCGTGATCAAACCAAAAGCGGAAGCGGCTCGCTTAGAATGTGAGGGGGATGGAGCTTCTGACAGAGAGGCGCTTTTTGCCTCGTAGGAAGAAGTGAAGCCACCGAACATTCTAGCCGCTGTAGCTGGATGAAACCAAAAGCGGAAGCAGCTCGTTCAGAACAAGAGGGCGTTGGAACTCCTGAAAAAGAGGCGCTTTTTGCCTCACAGGAAGGCGTGAAACGACCGACTGTTCTAGCTGCTGTAGCTGGATGTTTCAAAAGCGGAGCCGACTGTTTAGCTCCGTAGGCTAAGGTTCTTTCGCACAGAAAGTGTTTTTTACTTTCTCGTGCGGAAGGTTCTTAGACGGAAGGGGCTAGGAGGCGCAGCTGGATGTGATGAAAAGCGGAAGCAGCTCGCACACAATGTGAGACGCAACCAAAAGATCACACCGGAAACAAAACAACTAAGAGACTTGATGTCATATCAGGTCTCTTTCTTTCATGAAAGGAGAATGAGTGATGGAGACGATGCCGAATTGGTTAATGCAACGTGCATTTTTAACACCTGATCGCACTGCAATTGAAATTGAAGAGGAGAAGGTTACTTTCGTGCAGCTGCATGAAAAAGTAGTATCTGTTTGTGAACACCTCACGCATGTAGGAGTGAAGCGGGCGCAAAAGGTGGCTGTTCTGATGAAAAATGGTATGGAGATGATTACAGTTATTCACGCCCTATCTTACATAGGTGCAGTAGCTGTGCTTTTAAATACGCGTCTTTCAAGAGAAGAGCTACTTTGGCAAATGGATGATGCGGAAGTTGTTTGTTTAGTGACGGATCAAGAGTTTGAGACGGAAAATGTTCCAGTATGTTCATTTGCTGAAGTGATGCAAGGACCGAAGGCGGAAGCATTTATACAAGAAGAATTCTCTTTAGAAGAAGCGATGACAATTATTTATACGTCAGGGACGACAGGGAAACCGAAAGGCGTTGTTTTAACGTACGGTAACCACTGGGCAAGTGCAGTCGGTTCTTCGCTTAATTTAGGGCTTCGTGATGATGATTGTTGGTTAGCTTGTATGCCAATGTTCCACGTTGGCGGGTTATCTCTTTTAATGAAAAATATTATGTACGGTATGCGCATTTTACTCGTTCCAAAATATGATGCTAATTTTATTCATAAAGCACTTCAAACGAGAGGCGTTACGATTATTTCTGTCGTTTCTAAAATGCTAACAGATTTATTAGAACTACTTGGCGAAGGTACATATCCATCTTCTTTACGATGCATGTTACTTGGGGGAGGACCAGCACCGAAGCCGTTATTAGAAACATGTGTGGAAAAAGGAATTCCTGTGTATCAAACGTACGGTATGACAGAAACATCATCGCAAATTTGTACGTTAACAGCAGATTACATGTTAACGAAAGTAGGATCAGCCGGAAAACCACTATTTCAGTGTCAGCTTCGTATTGAAAAAGACGGCGTAGTTGTGCCGCCCCGTGCTGAAGGAGAAATTGTAGTAAAAGGACCGAACGTAACAGGTGGCTACTTTAACCGTGAAGATGCGACGCATGAGGCGATCAGAAATGGATGGCTTCATACTGGTGACCTCGGTTATTTAGATGAGGAAGGATTTTTATACGTATTAGATCGACGCAGTGATTTAATTATTTCTGGCGGAGAAAACATATATCCAGCTCAAATTGAAGAAGTATTGCTCTCTCATCCGGCGGTAGCAGAAGCGGGTGTTGTCGGTATGGCTGACGAAAGTTGGGGACAAGTACCAGCTGCTTTTGTTGTAAAAAGTGGAGAGGTAACAGAAGAAGAAATTCTTCGTTTTTGCGAAGAGAAATTAGCGAAATATAAAGTGCCGAAGAAAGCATGTTTCTTAGAGGAATTACCACGAAATGCTTCGAAGAAATTGTTAAGACGAGAGTTAAGACAATTAGTGGAGGAGATGTAGGTGGAAATAAAAAAAGCGACACTTTATATAACGGAAATGCCGCTCATTATCCCGTTTGCGGCAAGTTACGGGACTTATGAAAAGCGTGAAAGTATCGTCATTGAATTAGAAGATACAGATGGATACATTGGTTTTGGTGAAGTCGTTGCATTTTCTGAACCGTGGTATACGGAAGAAACGGTAAAGACAGCGCTGCATGTACTTCAGGATTTTTTATTACCAGATTTATTGAAAGCTGAAATTTCTCATCCGAATGAAGTACCGTCTTTGTTCAAACATATAAAGAGAAACCGAATGGCAAAGGCCGGAATTGAAGGTGCTGTTTGGGATTTATATGCGAAGCGTCAAAAGCAGTCGTTAGCGATATTGCTTGGCGGAAATAGGTCTGAAATTGAAGTCGGCGTTGTGATTGGGATCAATACAATTCCAGTTATGCTAAAACAAATCGAGGAGTACGCGGAAGAAGGATACGAGCGCTTTAAAGTGAAAATAAAGCCAGAACATGATTACGAATTGCTGAAAGAAATTCGTAAAGAGTTTCCGAATATCCCGTTAATGGCTGATGCAAATTCAGCTTATACATTAGCGGATACGGAGAAGTTGAAACGACTAGATGAATTCCAACTTATGATGATTGAACAACCGTTAGCGGATTACGATTTTCTGGATCATGCACAGTTGCAAAAGAAAATTGAAACACCGATTTGTTTAGATGAAAGCATCCATAGTTTAGAAGACGCACGTGTTGCGATTACGCTTGGCAGTTGCCGCGTCGTTAATATTAAACCAGGGCGAGTGGGCGGATTAACAGAGTCCGTTCAAATCCATAATTATTGTATGGAGCATAACATACCAGTTTGGTGCGGTGGCATGGTAGAAATGGGGATTTCACGAGCTCAAAATGTTGCACTCGCTTCATTGCCAAACTTTACGATTCCTGGAGATATATCTGCTTCTAGTAGACATTGGGAGAGGGATATTATTTCACCGGAAGTGATGCTTGAAGGCGGAAAAGTAAGGGTACCGCAAAGTATTGAACGTGAGTATGAAGTAGATCGAGGCAGGTTGGAAGAAATAACAAAGCAGCGGATTATTTTTGAGCGATGAATGGGAGCTTTTATTAGTACTGACTACCTGCAAATAGCGGGATGATTTTGTCGTTAATTTTCGGTAAGTCGATATACTTAAAAAATCGCCGATATAATTTCATTTATCAAGGTTACTCTTACGGGTAGCCTTTTCTTATTGTACAAATTGGATAGACTAGTTTAAAATCGAGCGTATGAAAACAGAATAAAGTAGGGGGACTAAAATGAAGCGCATTTCAATTTTAATAGCTGATGATGAAGCGGAAATTGCTGATTTAATTGAGATACATTTAGAAAAAGAGGGTTACCACGTCGTTAAAGCAGCTGATGGAGAAGAAGCCATGCATATTATTCAAACGCAGCCAATTGACTTAGTGGTTTTAGATATTATGATGCCGAAAATGGATGGATATGAAGTGACGAGGCAGATTCGCGGCAAGCACCACATGCCAATCATTTTCTTAAGTGCGAAAACATCTGATTTTGATAAAGTGACAGGTCTTGTATTAGGCGCAGATGATTATATGACGAAACCTTTTACACCGATTGAATTAGTTGCACGTGTAAATGCACAACTGCGTAGATTTCTTACGTTAAATCAGCCGAAAGTAGCGGAGAATAAATCTGCTTTAGAAATAGGCGGAGTCGCTATTGATCCTGAGCGAAGAACAGTAAATGTGTACGGAGAGCCAATTGAATTAACACCAAAAGAATTTGATATTTTATATGTATTAGCAAGTCATCCGAAGAAAGTGTACAGTGTGGAAAATATTTTTCAGCAAGTATGGGCTGAAGGGTATTACGAAAGTGGAAATACAGTTATGGTACATATCCGTACTTTGCGAAAAAAGCTTGGGGAAGATAAAAGAAAGGATAAGTTAATAAAAACAGTGTGGGGGGTAGGTTATACTTTCAATGGCTAAAACGATGAGAAGCTTTCGCTCGAAGATGATTATGCTATTTGCGTTAAGTATGATATTAGCTGGTGGCGTAACGTATTTGATTTATGAGGGGCTACGTCTCTATTATAAATTAGCAGTTCGTTATGAGGATCCTTTAGCCCAATTTCGTTCAATGGTAAGACAAATTGGGGACATTAATTTCTTTTTAATTGTATTTATTCCTCTGTCCATTATGTTTTTCTTCTTTCTTACTAGACCGTATTTAAAATATTTTGATGAGATTTCGAACGGGATTCATCATCTTGCGAACGGAGATTTTTCAAATCAAGTTCGTGTTTCATCAAATGATGAGTTTGGATATATCGCACGCGAAATTAATGTAGCAAGTGAAAAATTAAAAGAAGCGGTTGAACGAGGAGACTTTGCGGAAAGTAGTAAAGATCAGCTCATTGTCAACTTAGCTCATGATTTAAGAACGCCGCTAACATCTGTTTTAGGGTATTTAGATTTAATTCT
It encodes:
- the menC gene encoding o-succinylbenzoate synthase yields the protein MEIKKATLYITEMPLIIPFAASYGTYEKRESIVIELEDTDGYIGFGEVVAFSEPWYTEETVKTALHVLQDFLLPDLLKAEISHPNEVPSLFKHIKRNRMAKAGIEGAVWDLYAKRQKQSLAILLGGNRSEIEVGVVIGINTIPVMLKQIEEYAEEGYERFKVKIKPEHDYELLKEIRKEFPNIPLMADANSAYTLADTEKLKRLDEFQLMMIEQPLADYDFLDHAQLQKKIETPICLDESIHSLEDARVAITLGSCRVVNIKPGRVGGLTESVQIHNYCMEHNIPVWCGGMVEMGISRAQNVALASLPNFTIPGDISASSRHWERDIISPEVMLEGGKVRVPQSIEREYEVDRGRLEEITKQRIIFER
- a CDS encoding response regulator transcription factor, coding for MKRISILIADDEAEIADLIEIHLEKEGYHVVKAADGEEAMHIIQTQPIDLVVLDIMMPKMDGYEVTRQIRGKHHMPIIFLSAKTSDFDKVTGLVLGADDYMTKPFTPIELVARVNAQLRRFLTLNQPKVAENKSALEIGGVAIDPERRTVNVYGEPIELTPKEFDILYVLASHPKKVYSVENIFQQVWAEGYYESGNTVMVHIRTLRKKLGEDKRKDKLIKTVWGVGYTFNG
- a CDS encoding o-succinylbenzoate--CoA ligase, yielding METMPNWLMQRAFLTPDRTAIEIEEEKVTFVQLHEKVVSVCEHLTHVGVKRAQKVAVLMKNGMEMITVIHALSYIGAVAVLLNTRLSREELLWQMDDAEVVCLVTDQEFETENVPVCSFAEVMQGPKAEAFIQEEFSLEEAMTIIYTSGTTGKPKGVVLTYGNHWASAVGSSLNLGLRDDDCWLACMPMFHVGGLSLLMKNIMYGMRILLVPKYDANFIHKALQTRGVTIISVVSKMLTDLLELLGEGTYPSSLRCMLLGGGPAPKPLLETCVEKGIPVYQTYGMTETSSQICTLTADYMLTKVGSAGKPLFQCQLRIEKDGVVVPPRAEGEIVVKGPNVTGGYFNREDATHEAIRNGWLHTGDLGYLDEEGFLYVLDRRSDLIISGGENIYPAQIEEVLLSHPAVAEAGVVGMADESWGQVPAAFVVKSGEVTEEEILRFCEEKLAKYKVPKKACFLEELPRNASKKLLRRELRQLVEEM